The Arachis hypogaea cultivar Tifrunner unplaced genomic scaffold, arahy.Tifrunner.gnm2.J5K5 arahy.Tifrunner.gnm2.scaffold_504, whole genome shotgun sequence DNA window ttatgataaaTGTGTGATATGGGTGATGAAAGAGTACAACGTGCAGTCTTCTTGGACTTCCTATGAGATTCCCAGCAGTTACTTTGAGCCAGTGTGCTTGTCCGAGGATGGCGATTTTATAGGATTCGATGAATCACCTGGAATGTCGAAATATAATGTTAGAGGAGAGCTGCTCCTGCGTTTTGATCACGCTTGTGATCAGATTGGGTACGTTTCGTATAATGTTTATACAGAGAGTCTCTTGATGCTGCCTAATGATGGCTCTGAGGAGAAAGAAGGGTATGTAACATTGTTCTTTCGTGCTTTGCTTTGTGCCATTTTAGCCCTGCTAATTTTGCTATATGCCATTATGATGGATGAAATGTTTTGATAAATCCATGTCTACTATAGTGACTTTACCAGTTTACTCATAAACTGATATTTTCTGCAGGAGTTCATCAGGAGTTAAAGGGACTGAAGAGAGCACCAACTTAGCCACTTGATTGTTGTTTTAAGCTAAAGGTAAAGTGGAAGGAGTTTCAAGAAACTTttgtatttgtttttgagtttgctTTAAAAATGAGTTTCTTTCCATATATGAATGTTGGAAACTCAAGGACATATAGACAATTCAAATGGTGCAAGTCATGTATTACATGCAGTATCTTTTGTGAATATGCAATAATAGTACTACTAATAGTTCTTAAGTCtgctttaattttatttctcttctgcTATACATGCATGATGAATGTAGCTTTCCGATATTCATTTTGCATTGAGATCTCTATTAAGTCAATACATATATTATGACACAATGATTGGTATATATGCTGTGTAGAACcatgtatatattatataatatcatGTCACTATTTGTTAGGGAGGTAAGCATCAAAGTGGTCTCTGAAGTTATCGTCGAGCCTCAAAGTAATCCCGAAGTTAAAAATTAGTCGTAATTGTCCCTGAAGTTGAGCTCCGGTAATCATAGTCGTCCTTCCGGTCAATTTCGTCCAGCTAGCGCAACCGGAAAGTTGACCTGGAGTCGCTGGTGACACGTTAGCAGCGCAACGGCTAGCTGAGGTGGCGCAGTAAACGTTTTggactcaatttggtccctaattTTAGGTTAAAAACCCTAGCCCCcaattcttctcctttcttctccatCGCACACGCTGTTCTCGTCTACTCTCCGTCGCACCAGAAGTGAGTCTTCAGTGTCTTCTTCATCTTCGAACACCACACGTTATGGCTAGCGCTAGCAATGCAATTGGGAGCTCCAACAACCCACGATCATTTGGAAGCATCATGAGGAGAATGAATAAAAACAGAAATGCGCGCCTGCCAGAATTCTAATCCAGGGAGACCGTTCGTGGGTTGCCCAAACTACAATGTAAGTGTTTGATGCTGTTCTTTGTTGTATATCTAGATGTAAAGTTTGAAAATTACTTTCCTGGAAAGATTAACCCCTAAAACCATGGAATTCATTAGTGTCATTGCAAAGCACAGATTCCAAGTCTAAACATGATATCCATTTTCTAATTGAATTTATCACTCAGACTTCCCTTAATTATAGGAATAAAACACAGCAACGTACTCTCCCAATTCAGAAAGAGGGACAGAGAGCTCAATCAACCAATGAATGCCGTTAAAAAAACCCTTTTGACAGCGAAGTCCCCTGTTTAGTGGATCATTGAGAAGTAGTGCAACCTTAATGCTCCTCCATGAATTCTTTCTCGCTGAAAACAAATCCAATTGATATTCTGTTCTTTCATCATCCCTCAAACCTATGACAAGCAAGTAGTCATATACAGCAGTGTACTAGGAGAAGCTTTTCTCAGGGAATTGAGGTAAAGTTACGAAGCCTCTGCAGGATCCGACGATATGAAATTGATGGCGTGGTTGGTTGAGTTTCAGGGAACATTGCTATAAGAGTTACTGCCATCCTAAACTTTCTATGACAGCATCTTCACTATTAATTAATTCGAAGGGTACCatactaatttaaaataataattttaatcaaCAAAACCCATAAAAATTTCTCAATCACACGCACTATACTATAGGTCATTGGTATTAATATCCTgtaattttattgtaatttcaaaaataaatactttGTACTTACAAAAAGTTGCCCAATTCTTTTAatgttaatttaataaaaaaaaaaaaaaaaacctcaaaTACTATATTTTCATAATCATAACTCATAAGATCAAATAATGGAACTCTAGTTTCCTAGATTGCTAAAAATAGTTAGTTTAAGAACTAAGGGCTTAGTCAAACACTCAAACCTCTTAATCGCTATATTTGTTGTGACTGGTTTGGTGTTTCCCATCACACCTCTTCACTATGCATTATGGAGCCACACATTCCAGCTTCTTGCAGAGTTCTAATTCTACACTCCCCTTAACACTCACTACTGCAAAAAGCCATGCTATTCTTATCACCCAAACAATCTCTATTCCTTATTCCCATTTTTGTAATCGCTATCAGCCAAACAGTCCCTATTCTTGCACGTAATGCTCACGTCATCAATTTCCGCTCACCGAACCTGTATCCAGAATCACTCGCGTGGGATCCACAAGCGCAGCATTTCCTCCTTGGATCCCTCCAGCAGCGCCTTATCGCTGCAGTATCCGATGCCGGCGTCGTGGAAACCTTCATCTCCGACACCGACCTTCCTGACGGTGCTTCCATCCTCGGCATCGCCGTCGATTCTTACCGCAACCGCCTCCTCGCGGTCGTTCACCAGAACCACAACAACAATCAACCTCCGTTCAACGCACTCGCGGCCTACGACGCTCGCTCCCGCCACCGAATATTCCTCTCCTCGCTCCCTTCCTCCTCCGAAGACACGTCCCCCGCTGCCGCAAACGACGTCGCCGTCGACTACGACGGTAATGCCTTCGTAACAAACTCCGCGGGAAACTACATCTGGAAAGTAACCGTTGATGGCGAGGCCTCGATCTTCTCCAGATCTCAGCTCTTCACGGCGAACATTCCGGCGACGGCGAAGAACGACAGCCTCTTAGGCCTCAATGGAATAGCTTACGTAAGCAAAGGTTACCTCCTCGTTGTTCAATCGTGCACGGGAAAACTATTCAAGGTTGACGCGATCGACGGAACAGCGAGGGTGGTGATTTTGAACGAGGATCTCGTCGGCGCCGACGACATTGCCTTGAGGAAGGACGGAGGAGTTGCGGCGGCGGTGTCGCCGGTGAACAAGATGTGGTTCCTGAAGAGCGAAGACAGCTGGGCGGAGGGAGTGGTGTTCGACAGGTTGGAGCTGGATCTGCGACGGTTTCCGACATCGGTGACGATGGGAGAGAAGGGAAGGGTTTACGTGTTGTACGGACACTTGGACGAAGGGAGGGTTGGGGATTCAGTGAGGGAGGGTTTCGGAATCGCTGAGGTGCGGTCAAAGAGAGAGGGTCAAGATGACAGTATTTGGCTCTTTGTTTTAATGGGTGTGGGCTTCGCAATTTTAATGTTCTGGAGGTTCCAGATGAGCCAGCTTGTTAAAAAAATGCACCACAAGATTAATTGATTCTCTTCCTTTTCTTGTCCATATTCTTTATATTCTTGTGctagattttactatttttttatttttgaaaaatattccgTTTATCTTTTATTTCGAGTATTAGTTTAGTTTGATCAATTGTTTTCTTTACTGGCAGAGCTTTTTTGAATTGTGAGGTTTGAGGCATAAATTATGTGTATAATATATGCATGCTTAGTTGATTGTTTTTCAGTATAGGCTAGCTAGAAAGCGGACTCATTGGAATTGGACAAtatttcttctttctcctcttgTGTTTAATTAgagtcattaaaaaaattaattctcttCAATTAATTTGTTATAAACACTCGTTAATAACTTCTTGTTCCAATTAACCACATTAGAATCAGAGTTATACTTTGTATAAGAAGCACTTAATAATTTTTTCTGTTAACTGTTACTTAGTACTTCTTATAAGGAgtaaaatgattttgaaatttcCAACCGAAGATGTAATTCCACGAAGTTTGAATCGGAGATGAGAGAAAACCATAGCTTAGAAACAAACTTGAGACGGAATAGATCTTTGGCCTGCACCCTCAATAAGATTGCTTGGAACAACTCCAGAGGAAGATCGTTGATGCTCTTCTGGTTATTATCCATTCATGCTAAGTGTTTTCATGCTCTGTATGATTCTTATGTAAATGCTTCATTGTATTTGTGAAGGGTTGTTGGTCCAAATTCTATCAGACTTAAATtcttgttagttagttagttctATTTTTAAGCCTTAGAGTTTCTCATATACCAAATTTTTTGAACCTAAAATTTAGTTTCTCAAAATAttgaaatataatatttaataagaaCACTTTTAATTATATCCTTACAAAAAAtaaatgtattattttaatttgaattttaagttAAATTTTAACATTCTAAAGTCATGATGTGTAACAAATTCATCTATGTTTTTGGGGCTGTTGAAACCCCATCTTTCTCATGACTGGAATACTCAGAACACTGAAACATGCACTATCTTCTTCCTCCTCTGTTTATTTTCTAAgtgtttttttttccttctaaacctaaataatgaatttaaaaagagttaaatttttttttgtgaaaaatcaAAATGAGGAATTTTGTAAACAAGtgatatttacaaaataaaaatttactttcatcaattttaataattaataatagtataatgttgtttggattggattatatgaatttaaaaatcaaattcaaaattaattcaattcaattaatactttttttaattaaaaattaggtTTGAATCCACTCTAAATTATGCGAATCTGGTCACTTGAATTGGTTTAGAGGATTTGGTTTAAGAcggaattaaatttaatttaatttaaacctTCATCATATCTCATATATATGAAACATTATCTTCATCAAACAATGAATGATTattacaataacaataacaacacacaaaattcaaactttaaagcaaaatagaataaaactaaaGTTTCTTGAAACTTTCAACTCAATTGCCAACCTTACAATCTATTTAAAATAGAACAACATGCATGCATGCCTAAGTTGGATTCCAATCATCCTTGACAAACTTGATATCTTCTGAGAAAAGATCCGCCAGCAAAACTCAATCCAATACCTAACTGCAGTAAACAATTCAATAATTATTCATAAATAAGATTCAAAACTCACGTACATTAATTATTAAGCAATTAAATTAACATGAATATATAACAAGGTGCAAATAAAGCTCATTAATTATTACATACCATTTTTCCATTTCTTCTTGTCACAGCTGGGGAGTGTGGCGAGACTCGGAGTATACACAGTACTAATGTGCTCAAAAGCTATTACGTGACAGAAACTATAATTAAAGTATTTAAAACACTGAACCCTCTCTCCTTCAAGTTTATACTTGGCAAAATTCATAGTGACACGATCTAACACAATAACATCACTGTAATTAGATAAGAATAAAGAAATGCAGTGGTGAGGAATCTCGTAGAGAAGAATCCAAGATGATGGCACTTTATATTTCTTCAACACCCATACCTGAGTTCTTTTATTATTATCACGGTAGTCGAAGAAATTCAAAGCTAGGCACCCTCCTAATATCACGAGTTTGGAGGGCCACCACGTTAGTTTTTGTTCAGGTAAAGGTATCTTTGAGAATCTCCTTTTCCTCACATCAAATATTAGAATATCTCGATTGCTAGGTCGATAAGACAACCAATGTATAGCTCCGTTAAAGAACAACCCCCAAGGTATAAACTCGTAGGTTATCAAAGGTGTGGGGGGTGCAACATCAATCTTGGTCCATGAATTAGTCCTCAAAGAAAAACAATGAGGCTGGTTTTCCTTAGAGAATATAACTATTACGTAATCATCATTTGATGCATCATAACCAATGCcatgaataatattattttttttaacagcATTATAGTAAGATATTTTTTTGTGGGATTGGGTCACTGGATTCCATAGAATAATATAATATGGATAGTGGCGTAACAATACAAACCCTCTGCATGATCCAAGAACAAGTAAATTGGAACGTGTGTTCTTCTTCCatgggaaagggagagagaattTTTCTATTGAGGTGTCAAGGGTGGCACCACCATGAAAGAGTGCGTGTAGGTCAACGGACCCAACCAGTTGATCATTATGGGCGAAGAAGTATGAAGGGATGGTGAATTCTGAAGTGTGGTGAAAATGAAATTCCACAAAGGTTGGATCGGAAATGAGAGAGAGCCATAGCTTAGAAACGAACCTGAGAGGAAAGAGATGCTTGGCTGGTACCCTCACTAAGATTGCTTGGAGCAACTCCAGAGGGAGAAGCTCGTTG harbors:
- the LOC114927402 gene encoding uncharacterized protein, whose protein sequence is MFEYNNIKIWKNWAPSVFFNGAIHWLNHDGDYDAIVTILVFDTSKRNGFLEIPVPEQVGKCYPCRLTVLGGCLALYYDKCDYDYDKCVIWVMKEYNVQSSWTSYEIPSSYFEPVCLSEDGDFIGFDESPGMSKYNVRGELLLRFDHACDQIGYVSYNVYTESLLMLPNDGSEEKEGSSSGVKGTEESTNLAT
- the LOC114927401 gene encoding uncharacterized protein gives rise to the protein MLFLSPKQSLFLIPIFVIAISQTVPILARNAHVINFRSPNLYPESLAWDPQAQHFLLGSLQQRLIAAVSDAGVVETFISDTDLPDGASILGIAVDSYRNRLLAVVHQNHNNNQPPFNALAAYDARSRHRIFLSSLPSSSEDTSPAAANDVAVDYDGNAFVTNSAGNYIWKVTVDGEASIFSRSQLFTANIPATAKNDSLLGLNGIAYVSKGYLLVVQSCTGKLFKVDAIDGTARVVILNEDLVGADDIALRKDGGVAAAVSPVNKMWFLKSEDSWAEGVVFDRLELDLRRFPTSVTMGEKGRVYVLYGHLDEGRVGDSVREGFGIAEVRSKREGQDDSIWLFVLMGVGFAILMFWRFQMSQLVKKMHHKIN